A genome region from Mycoplasmopsis mustelae includes the following:
- the truB gene encoding tRNA pseudouridine(55) synthase TruB, translating into MFYKFYKPSNVYSNQEIRKLGKKINAKKIGHSGILDQLASGLMIVATDSDTRLLEYLSDKNKAYIVKARFNYSSNTLDTMGEIKKENFQLIFLEDLIKAVDTVSKRKTQIPPLYSAKKINGKRAYNLARNKQTFELKPQNIEVFDYKILDFNFEKQEYTIYFYVSEGTYIRSLLSDIAKELNNASVMFELKRTQVGKIKLGTLKASEFQSLEIDKLFEIPYFFLNLHQNQQLKYGRNFKFKHIDSCIMFLNSNKEVVCVGEVKQEVFYPRKIFLERL; encoded by the coding sequence ATGTTTTATAAATTCTATAAACCATCGAACGTATATTCGAATCAAGAAATTCGTAAATTAGGAAAAAAAATAAATGCCAAAAAAATTGGCCATAGTGGAATTTTAGATCAACTAGCAAGTGGTTTAATGATAGTTGCTACTGATTCAGATACCAGACTCTTAGAGTATTTAAGTGATAAAAATAAAGCTTATATAGTAAAAGCGAGGTTTAATTATTCATCTAATACTTTAGATACTATGGGGGAGATAAAAAAAGAAAATTTTCAGTTAATCTTTTTAGAAGATTTAATTAAGGCAGTTGACACTGTATCAAAAAGAAAAACTCAAATTCCACCTTTATATAGTGCTAAAAAAATTAATGGAAAGCGAGCTTATAATTTAGCACGTAATAAGCAAACTTTTGAATTGAAACCACAAAATATTGAGGTTTTTGATTATAAAATTTTAGATTTTAATTTTGAAAAGCAAGAATATACAATATATTTTTATGTAAGTGAAGGAACTTATATCCGTAGTTTATTAAGCGATATCGCAAAAGAATTAAATAATGCATCTGTAATGTTTGAGCTTAAACGAACACAAGTAGGTAAAATTAAATTAGGAACATTAAAAGCTTCGGAATTTCAATCACTTGAGATTGATAAATTGTTTGAAATACCATATTTTTTCTTAAATTTACATCAAAATCAACAACTTAAATATGGTAGAAATTTTAAGTTTAAACACATTGATTCTTGTATAATGTTTTTAAATTCGAATAAAGAAGTTGTTTGTGTTGGTGAAGTCAAACAGGAAGTTTTTTATCCTCGGAAAATATTTTTAGAAAGGTTATAA
- the gmk gene encoding guanylate kinase, with translation MKINNKTKQPIIIFSGPSGVGKGTIERLLFEFDELNLSLSCSATTRKPRNGELNGIHYHFMDVDAFRDHIKSHKFIEFSYHLNNYYGTLYSELDKIHNKQKVPFLEIETTGAKQIIKKFSLKNTNKYNLITIFLLPPSLSDLKKRILGRGTENHHTLKDRLAKSESELKELEFFKYKVVNDIPERAAEEIRKILHKELGLV, from the coding sequence ATGAAAATCAATAACAAAACCAAACAACCAATTATAATTTTTTCAGGTCCGAGTGGAGTTGGAAAAGGCACAATTGAACGTCTATTATTTGAATTCGATGAGTTAAACTTATCACTTTCTTGTTCTGCGACCACTCGTAAACCCAGAAATGGTGAGTTGAATGGAATACATTACCATTTTATGGATGTTGATGCCTTTCGTGATCACATTAAAAGTCATAAATTTATTGAATTTTCATATCATTTAAATAATTATTATGGGACTCTATACTCAGAGCTAGATAAAATCCATAATAAACAAAAAGTTCCTTTTTTAGAAATTGAAACCACAGGAGCAAAACAAATTATTAAAAAATTTTCACTAAAAAATACAAACAAATATAATTTAATTACAATTTTTTTGCTTCCGCCTTCTCTTAGCGATTTAAAAAAGCGCATTTTGGGTCGCGGAACAGAAAACCATCATACCTTAAAAGATCGCTTAGCTAAATCTGAATCAGAATTAAAAGAATTAGAATTTTTTAAATATAAAGTTGTAAACGATATTCCTGAACGAGCAGCTGAAGAAATAAGAAAAATCTTGCACAAGGAGCTAGGACTTGTTTAA
- a CDS encoding PP2C family protein-serine/threonine phosphatase, whose translation MFKYFFKSEIGNVREKNEDSIAIFEKENCIFAILCDGMGGHKFGEIASNTVVNLMGQNFINNFIPTSTLRIKQFIQNSVVEAKNELKKLAKHNFKMTDMGTTLVGCLIIPKQQKIFVFNVGDSRCYFFLRSNKLIKITSDQNLAQKWDATGFDYLNTENEKYARFLTSAIGPNLETTIDITEIKKTMFDMTKKIILTSDGVHEFVSHIDLEAIISQNKDLKKTVNKIIKKALLQESNDNISVALIEVNNEK comes from the coding sequence TTGTTTAAGTATTTTTTTAAAAGTGAAATCGGAAATGTAAGAGAAAAAAACGAAGATAGTATTGCAATTTTTGAAAAAGAAAATTGCATTTTTGCTATTTTATGTGATGGAATGGGTGGCCATAAATTTGGTGAAATTGCTTCAAACACAGTTGTAAACTTAATGGGGCAAAATTTTATCAATAATTTTATCCCTACATCCACGCTACGAATCAAACAATTTATTCAAAATTCAGTTGTTGAAGCCAAAAATGAATTAAAAAAGTTGGCTAAACATAATTTTAAAATGACTGATATGGGAACAACTTTAGTAGGATGTTTAATTATCCCAAAACAACAAAAAATTTTTGTTTTTAACGTCGGTGATTCACGATGTTATTTCTTTTTACGTTCTAATAAATTAATTAAAATCACTAGCGATCAAAACTTAGCACAAAAATGAGACGCAACAGGGTTTGATTATTTAAACACTGAAAACGAAAAATATGCAAGATTTTTAACTAGTGCTATTGGTCCAAATTTAGAAACTACAATCGATATTACTGAAATAAAAAAAACAATGTTTGATATGACTAAGAAGATCATCTTAACTTCTGATGGTGTGCATGAGTTCGTCAGCCATATTGATTTAGAAGCCATAATTTCACAAAACAAAGATTTAAAAAAAACCGTTAATAAAATTATCAAAAAGGCCTTATTGCAAGAATCAAACGATAATATATCAGTTGCGCTAATTGAGGTAAATAATGAAAAATAA